The following coding sequences lie in one Zingiber officinale cultivar Zhangliang chromosome 2B, Zo_v1.1, whole genome shotgun sequence genomic window:
- the LOC122047704 gene encoding glucose-1-phosphate adenylyltransferase small subunit, chloroplastic/amyloplastic-like, with protein MASSIGVLFSSPHVLAVRSKPSPFAEDRTFLGGRNGRLSFSDSLSGAKLVRQRPVAATRREARTRSPLVVSPKAVTDSKNSQTCLFPDASRSVLGIILGGGAGTRLYPLTKKRAKPAVPLGANYRLIDIPVSNCLNSNISKIYVLTQFNSASLNRHLARAYGSTMGGYQNEGFVEVLAAQQSPENPNWFQGTADAVRQYLWLFEEHNVMEFLILAGDHLYRMDYEKFIQSHRESCADITVAALPMDEKRATAFGLMKIDEEGRIIEFAEKPKGEQLKAMQVDTTILGLDVERAKKMPFIASMGIYVISKDIMLKLLRDKFPSANDFGSEVIPGACNLGLRVQAYLYDGYWEDIGTIEAFYNANLGITKKPVPDFSFYDLSYPIYTQARYLPPSIMLDTDVTDSVIGEGCVIQKCQIYHSVIGLRSCISEGAVVEDTLLMGADYYETEADKILLAAKGSFPIGIGRDSHVRKAIIDKNVRMGENVKIINTENVQEASREAHGYFIKSGIVTILKDALIPSGTII; from the exons ATGGCTTCCTCGATCGGCGTCTTGTTCTCTTCCCCCCACGTTCTCGCCGTTCGTTCCAAGCCCTCGCCTTTCGCAGAGGACCGCACCTTCCTCGGCGGCCGCAATGGCCGCCTTTCCTTCTCCGACAGTCTCTCTGGCGCGAAATTAGTCCGCCAGAGGCCGGTGGCTGCGACGAGAAGAGAGGCGAGGACGAGGAGCCCCTTGGTCGTCTCCCCCAAGGCTGTAACCGACTCGAAGAACTCGCAGACCTGCCTCTTCCCCGACGCGAGTCGA AGTGTGTTGGGTATTATTTTAGGTGGTGGCGCAGGAACGCGGCTGTATCCACTGACAAAGAAGAGAGCTAAACCAGCAGTTCCTCTCGGTGCCAACTACAGGCTCATTGACATCCCCGTTAGCAACTGCTTGAACAGCAACATCTCCAAGATCTATGTTTTGACACAGTTCAATTCAGCTTCGCTAAATCGCCACCTCGCACGGGCTTATGGAAGCACCATGGGTGGTTACCAAAATGAAGGATTTGTCGAAGTTCTTGCTGCCCAACAAAGCCCCGAGAATCCCAACTGGTTTCAG GGTACTGCTGATGCTGTAAGGCAATACTTGTGGCTTTTTGAGGAGCATAACGTGATGGAATTCTTGATTCTTGCCGGGGATCATTTGTATCGTATGGACTATGAGAAATTCATTCAGTCACATAGAGAATCATGCGCCGACATCACTGTGGCTGCACTGCCAATGGATGAAAAGCGTGCAACTGCCTTTGGCCTCATGAAAATCGATGAAGAAGGACGGATTATTGAGTTTGCGGAGAAACCAAAAGGCGAGCAATTGAAGGCAATGCAG GTGGATACTACTATTTTGGGGCTCGATGTAGAAAGAGCAAAGAAGATGCCTTTTATTGCTAGCATGGGCATCTATGTTATCAGCAAAGATATAATGCTTAAGTTGCTCCGGGATAAGTTCCCTTCAGCAAATGACTTTGGTAGCGAAGTAATTCCTGGGGCTTGCAACCTTGGATTGAGA GTACAAGCTTATCTATATGATGGTTATTGGGAAGATATTGGtaccatagaagcattttacaatGCTAACCTTGGCATAACGAAGAAGCCCGTACCTGATTTCAG TTTTTATGACCTTTCATATCCAATATATACTCAAGCTCGATATTTGCCTCCATCTATAATGCTTGATACTGATGTTACCGATAGTGTCATCGGCGAGGGATGTGTGATTCAA AAATGCCAGATTTACCATTCTGTAATTGGCCTTCGATCTTGCATTTCGGAAGGTGCAGTGGTAGAAGATACTTTACTAATGGGAGCTGATTATTATGAG ACAGAAGCCGACAAGATTCTATTAGCCGCGAAAGGTAGTTTTCCAATCGGAATTGGAAGAGATTCTCACGTTAGAAAAGCCATCATTGATAAGAATGTTCGAATGGGAGAGAACGTTAAG ATTATTAATACTGAAAAtgtacaagaagcatcaagggaAGCCCATGGATACTTCATCAAAAGTGGCATTGTCACCATACTCAAAGATGCCTTAATCCCAAGTGGAACAATAATTTGA